In Intestinibacillus sp. Marseille-P6563, a single genomic region encodes these proteins:
- the miaB gene encoding tRNA (N6-isopentenyl adenosine(37)-C2)-methylthiotransferase MiaB: MNVQAPTAVSQEQIDQQLAYIDRIAALSRDFEQQHGRRPRAYTQTFGCQQNEADTERIVGMLHEMGYVSTNQTSDADVLIYNTCAVREHAESRALGNIGALSHLKKERPEVIIGLCGCMVQQDHIPEKIRRSYPQVELLFGTHALWRFPEFLYRKLSGEKRVFDTSGDARGEIAEGLPVLREKGPRAWLSIMYGCNNFCTYCIVPYVRGRERSRRPEEIEKELRELVALGYKDITLLGQNVNSYGKDLEDAVDFSDLLCRLNQVPGDFLLRFMTSHPKDASHKLFDTMAACDKVAKQLHLPFQSGSDIVLKRMNRGYTAQHYRELIAYARQKMPDITLSSDIIVGFPGETEEDFAKTLDLVQQVGFDMLFTFLYSKRSGTPAATYEDPTSKEEKQDRFARLLQAQDACVLPRQQAYQDRVLRVLVDGTSKDPQYPLTARTEGGLLVCCAGPESKIGEFLEVKIEKTTLRCLFAREVDNRM; encoded by the coding sequence ATGAATGTCCAAGCACCTACCGCGGTTTCCCAAGAGCAGATCGATCAGCAGCTTGCCTATATCGATCGTATTGCGGCGCTCAGCCGAGATTTTGAGCAACAACATGGCCGTCGGCCGCGTGCCTATACACAGACCTTTGGATGTCAGCAGAATGAAGCCGATACCGAACGCATTGTCGGGATGCTGCATGAGATGGGGTATGTATCCACAAATCAGACCAGTGATGCAGATGTTCTCATTTATAACACCTGTGCAGTGCGAGAACATGCAGAGTCGCGTGCCCTCGGTAACATTGGCGCCCTGTCACATCTGAAAAAAGAACGTCCAGAGGTCATCATCGGGCTGTGCGGCTGCATGGTCCAGCAGGATCATATTCCAGAGAAGATTCGTCGCAGCTATCCACAAGTCGAATTGTTATTTGGGACGCATGCGCTGTGGCGTTTTCCGGAGTTTTTATATCGAAAGCTGTCAGGCGAAAAACGCGTTTTTGATACCTCGGGTGACGCTCGTGGTGAGATTGCAGAAGGACTGCCGGTTTTGCGGGAAAAAGGTCCGCGTGCCTGGCTGTCCATTATGTATGGCTGCAATAATTTCTGCACCTACTGCATTGTGCCGTATGTGCGCGGTCGTGAGAGAAGCCGCCGGCCGGAAGAGATTGAGAAAGAACTGCGAGAACTGGTTGCGCTGGGGTACAAAGACATCACTCTGCTGGGGCAGAATGTCAATTCCTATGGCAAAGATTTAGAGGATGCGGTGGATTTTTCCGACTTACTTTGTCGACTCAATCAGGTGCCGGGCGATTTTTTGCTGCGGTTTATGACCAGCCATCCCAAGGATGCTTCGCACAAGCTGTTTGATACCATGGCTGCCTGTGACAAGGTTGCCAAGCAACTGCATTTGCCGTTCCAGTCGGGTTCGGATATTGTGTTGAAGCGGATGAATCGGGGATATACGGCGCAGCATTACCGTGAACTCATCGCCTATGCGCGACAGAAAATGCCGGATATTACATTGTCCAGCGATATTATTGTTGGATTCCCGGGAGAAACCGAGGAAGATTTCGCGAAGACTTTGGACTTGGTGCAGCAGGTCGGTTTTGATATGCTGTTCACGTTTTTGTATTCCAAGCGGAGCGGTACCCCGGCAGCCACCTATGAGGACCCGACCAGCAAGGAAGAAAAACAGGATCGCTTCGCGCGTTTGCTGCAGGCGCAGGATGCCTGCGTTTTGCCGCGGCAGCAGGCTTATCAAGATCGAGTTTTACGTGTTCTTGTGGATGGCACCAGCAAAGATCCGCAGTATCCATTGACTGCACGTACCGAAGGCGGCCTTTTGGTATGCTGTGCTGGTCCAGAGAGTAAGATCGGAGAATTTCTTGAGGTAAAGATCGAAAAAACCACTTTGCGTTGCCTGTTTGCGCGAGAAGTAGATAATAGAATGTGA
- a CDS encoding sugar ABC transporter permease yields MATQNKSLLKKIDIRALTMVLVLVILWVAFTAATGGNFLTTRNLSNLLRQAAFTGIMGVGMTLVIVTGGIDLAAGMTMGFIGCMMAVCQVWWGLSTPVTIAIGLIIGLVIGTVEGALIAYTGIAPFIVTLGAQLIFRGGMLAVTGGQTIAPFQESYKFWGTQYVLPFAGWILAVIAILALLANELGKRRAKKRYGSLTESMTEMLVRWGVMSVIIVVAVWILNDFRGIPIPVLVMMLVVVIFTFISQKTTFGRSVYAIGGNIAAARYAGINVKKNLTLVYCLNGLLCAVAAVIYTARLNGGTSQAANGNYELDAIASAVIGGTSMTGGIGKVSGAILGAVIMMSIDNGMSMMNLDAYWQFMVKGVILVAAVWFDTQTQKRRK; encoded by the coding sequence ATGGCAACACAAAACAAAAGTCTGTTGAAAAAAATTGATATACGCGCCTTGACCATGGTGCTCGTATTGGTTATCCTCTGGGTCGCATTTACGGCAGCAACTGGAGGCAACTTTTTAACAACACGTAACTTGTCGAACCTGCTTCGCCAGGCGGCATTTACCGGCATCATGGGTGTCGGCATGACACTGGTTATTGTTACCGGCGGTATTGACCTGGCTGCTGGTATGACAATGGGCTTTATTGGCTGTATGATGGCAGTATGCCAGGTTTGGTGGGGTCTGTCCACACCGGTTACCATTGCAATCGGTTTGATTATTGGCCTGGTTATTGGTACGGTAGAAGGTGCATTGATTGCGTATACCGGCATTGCGCCGTTCATCGTTACGCTGGGTGCACAGCTGATTTTCCGCGGCGGTATGCTGGCGGTAACTGGTGGTCAAACCATCGCTCCTTTCCAGGAATCCTATAAGTTCTGGGGCACGCAGTATGTTCTCCCGTTTGCTGGTTGGATTTTGGCAGTAATCGCGATTCTGGCACTGCTGGCCAATGAACTGGGCAAGCGCCGCGCGAAGAAAAGATATGGTAGCTTGACCGAGTCCATGACTGAAATGCTTGTACGCTGGGGCGTTATGTCGGTCATTATCGTAGTTGCCGTTTGGATTTTGAATGACTTCCGCGGCATTCCGATTCCGGTACTGGTTATGATGCTGGTCGTTGTCATCTTCACCTTTATCTCTCAGAAGACGACCTTCGGCCGCAGCGTTTATGCAATCGGCGGTAACATTGCCGCAGCACGTTATGCTGGTATCAACGTTAAGAAAAACCTGACGCTGGTTTACTGCCTCAATGGTCTGCTGTGTGCAGTAGCAGCAGTTATCTATACCGCTCGTCTGAACGGCGGTACCTCGCAGGCAGCCAACGGTAACTACGAACTGGATGCAATCGCTTCGGCAGTTATCGGCGGTACGTCTATGACCGGCGGTATCGGTAAGGTATCCGGCGCGATCTTAGGTGCGGTTATCATGATGTCTATCGATAACGGCATGTCGATGATGAACCTGGATGCATACTGGCAGTTCATGGTTAAGGGTGTTATTCTCGTTGCAGCGGTTTGGTTCGATACACAGACCCAAAAGCGCCGCAAATAA
- a CDS encoding sugar ABC transporter substrate-binding protein: protein MKKRRLFAALTAAALAVSMTACTSSSDSGTASGSSGGEKKDISEIVVGLSIGNTTEERWNREIEMFQDYADEKGFELNTQIANNDANKQISQCENLINQGVDVLIVQSLDAEAAGPIVDAAHDAGIKVIAYDRFIMNSDLDYYVTFDSYKVGETEAKFVVEAAPKGNYIWLKGAPEDNNAHLVAEGQKDVLQPYIDSGDITIVTEQWCKGWDPNEALKHTENGLTVANNDVQGVIASNDGTAGAAVEALAAQGLAGTVPICGQDADLAACQRIVEGTQTGTVYKPLAPLNQAACELAVAIATGEDPKSSVDSSLGTWQTLNNNTKDVDSFTVDVEAVNKDNIYEIICVRDQFHTVEEVYANVPKDQWPTEADAAAE from the coding sequence ATGAAAAAGAGAAGATTGTTTGCAGCGTTGACAGCGGCTGCACTGGCTGTATCGATGACGGCCTGCACAAGCAGCAGCGATTCGGGCACTGCATCCGGCAGTTCTGGTGGAGAAAAGAAAGACATTTCGGAAATTGTCGTTGGTCTTTCGATCGGTAACACCACCGAGGAACGCTGGAACCGTGAAATCGAAATGTTCCAAGATTACGCGGACGAAAAGGGTTTTGAACTCAATACCCAGATTGCAAACAATGACGCGAACAAGCAGATCTCCCAGTGTGAAAACCTGATCAACCAGGGTGTCGACGTGCTGATCGTTCAGTCGCTGGACGCAGAAGCAGCTGGCCCGATCGTAGATGCAGCACATGATGCAGGCATCAAGGTTATCGCATATGACCGCTTTATCATGAACAGCGACCTGGACTACTACGTAACGTTTGACTCGTACAAGGTTGGTGAAACCGAAGCGAAGTTCGTTGTAGAAGCTGCTCCGAAGGGCAACTACATCTGGCTGAAGGGTGCACCGGAAGACAACAACGCACACCTGGTAGCTGAAGGCCAGAAGGATGTTCTGCAGCCGTACATCGACAGCGGCGACATCACCATCGTTACTGAGCAGTGGTGCAAGGGTTGGGACCCCAACGAAGCTCTGAAGCATACTGAAAATGGCCTGACCGTTGCAAACAACGACGTACAGGGCGTTATCGCTTCCAACGACGGCACCGCAGGTGCAGCAGTCGAAGCTTTGGCAGCACAGGGCTTGGCTGGTACCGTTCCGATCTGCGGACAGGACGCTGACCTGGCAGCTTGCCAGAGAATCGTTGAAGGCACACAGACTGGTACGGTTTACAAGCCGCTGGCTCCGCTGAACCAGGCCGCATGTGAACTGGCTGTCGCAATTGCAACCGGCGAAGATCCGAAGAGCAGTGTTGACTCCAGCCTGGGCACTTGGCAGACCTTGAACAACAATACCAAAGATGTTGATTCGTTCACGGTTGACGTAGAAGCAGTAAACAAGGACAACATTTATGAGATTATTTGTGTTCGTGACCAGTTCCATACGGTAGAAGAAGTTTATGCAAACGTACCGAAGGATCAGTGGCCGACCGAAGCAGACGCCGCAGCTGAATAA
- the mutS gene encoding DNA mismatch repair protein MutS, translating to MAELTPMMKQYFEIKNKCRDYIVFYRLGDFYEMFFEDALLASRELELTLTGRDCGQEERAPMCGVPYHAYETYVGRLVRKGYKVAICEQVEDPKAAKGIVKREIVRMITPGTVIDASMLDENRNNFLGCAFGDATAYGICFCDISTGEVYVTEIQGTANHQELFSEFGRFVPREVLLGGTCAQDTTLQEFIQKRLEGIFSILPEEDFDMEAASQAVCAQFHLGELETSGLADAPVALRALAGLLAYLNETQQSSLANLNTLNVYQQGQYMELDLTARRNLELCETMRGQEKRGSLLWVIDKTKTAMGSRLIRQWLEKPLLNPIHIKKRQEAVQVLAEDVVTRDALTQELRQVFDMERLIGRVVYGSASCRDLCALQSAMTHLPEIQKQTQGFTAPLLRELHQRLDVLADVSVLIESAIVPDPPVSVREGGFIRAGYSEEVDHLRDLASGGKGEIVAIEQRERERTGIKNLKIGYNRVFGYYLEVSKSNLNLVPDTYIRKQTLANCERYITEELKSLERTVLGAQERLTALEYELFCQLREQIAAQVHRIQRTAQSLANFDVLCALAELACENHYVCPEVDFSGRIDIRDGRHPVVEKMLEGSFFVPNDTSLNNKSDRVAIITGPNMAGKSTYMRQVALITILAQMGSFVPAASAHIGIADRVFTRVGASDDLASGQSTFMVEMSEVADILKHATKNSLLILDEIGRGTSTYDGMSIARAVVEFVADKKKLGARALFATHYHELTALEDLLEGVHNYNIAVKKRGDDITFLRKIVRGGADDSYGIEVAKLAGVPNAVIKRAKSILADLEQHAPKIEVRSIAEEDEPQISLTDLNQDSVVERLRAMQIDTMTPIEAMNALYELKRLV from the coding sequence ATGGCAGAACTCACGCCCATGATGAAACAATATTTCGAAATCAAGAATAAGTGCCGCGATTATATTGTGTTTTATCGATTGGGCGATTTTTATGAGATGTTTTTTGAGGATGCTCTTCTGGCATCCCGCGAATTGGAACTTACCCTAACCGGGCGAGATTGTGGGCAGGAAGAACGCGCCCCCATGTGCGGCGTTCCATATCATGCGTATGAAACCTATGTAGGGCGCTTGGTGCGAAAAGGGTATAAGGTCGCCATCTGTGAACAGGTGGAGGACCCCAAGGCGGCCAAGGGAATCGTCAAGCGGGAAATCGTTCGCATGATCACCCCGGGAACCGTCATTGACGCATCCATGCTGGACGAAAACCGCAACAATTTTTTGGGCTGTGCCTTCGGAGATGCGACAGCATACGGCATTTGTTTTTGCGATATTTCGACCGGCGAAGTCTATGTAACCGAAATACAGGGCACGGCTAATCATCAAGAACTGTTCAGCGAGTTTGGACGTTTCGTGCCGCGCGAAGTGTTACTGGGTGGTACCTGTGCCCAGGACACCACGCTGCAGGAATTCATTCAAAAACGTTTGGAAGGCATTTTTTCCATTTTGCCCGAAGAGGACTTTGACATGGAAGCGGCGTCCCAAGCCGTGTGTGCGCAATTCCATCTTGGCGAACTGGAGACTAGCGGCTTGGCCGATGCACCTGTCGCGCTGCGTGCGCTGGCCGGATTGCTCGCCTATTTAAACGAAACGCAGCAGAGCAGTTTGGCGAATTTAAACACACTCAATGTGTATCAGCAGGGCCAGTATATGGAACTCGATTTGACCGCCCGCCGCAACCTGGAATTGTGCGAAACCATGCGCGGACAGGAAAAGCGTGGCTCGCTTCTTTGGGTCATTGATAAGACCAAGACGGCCATGGGTTCGCGCTTGATTCGGCAGTGGCTGGAAAAGCCGCTCTTAAATCCAATCCATATCAAAAAGCGGCAGGAAGCAGTACAGGTTTTGGCAGAGGATGTGGTCACACGCGATGCCTTGACACAAGAACTGCGGCAAGTGTTTGATATGGAACGCTTGATTGGGCGCGTTGTATATGGTTCGGCGAGCTGCCGGGATCTCTGTGCTTTGCAATCGGCGATGACTCATTTGCCGGAGATTCAAAAGCAGACGCAAGGATTTACTGCTCCTTTGCTCCGAGAGCTGCATCAGCGTTTGGATGTTTTAGCCGATGTTTCCGTCCTGATCGAAAGCGCAATTGTGCCGGATCCGCCGGTATCAGTGCGGGAAGGCGGTTTCATCCGTGCCGGATACAGTGAAGAAGTCGATCATTTGCGAGATCTAGCCAGCGGCGGCAAAGGTGAGATCGTAGCCATTGAGCAGCGAGAGCGCGAACGTACCGGCATTAAGAATCTGAAGATTGGATACAACCGTGTCTTTGGATACTACTTGGAAGTCTCCAAGAGCAATTTAAATCTGGTGCCGGATACATACATTCGTAAGCAGACGCTGGCAAACTGTGAGCGTTATATCACCGAAGAACTGAAAAGTTTGGAACGTACGGTGTTGGGGGCGCAAGAGCGTTTGACCGCGCTGGAATATGAATTGTTCTGTCAATTGAGAGAACAAATTGCCGCCCAAGTGCATCGCATTCAGCGCACTGCGCAATCGCTGGCGAATTTTGACGTTTTGTGTGCGTTGGCTGAATTGGCCTGTGAAAATCATTATGTATGCCCGGAAGTGGATTTTTCCGGCCGCATTGATATTCGCGATGGCCGTCATCCGGTGGTTGAAAAAATGCTGGAAGGCAGCTTTTTTGTACCCAACGACACCTCTTTGAACAATAAGAGTGATCGGGTTGCGATCATCACGGGTCCCAACATGGCGGGTAAATCGACGTATATGCGGCAGGTGGCGCTCATTACCATTTTGGCGCAGATGGGGTCGTTTGTGCCGGCGGCATCCGCGCACATTGGCATTGCAGACCGGGTATTTACCCGTGTCGGAGCCTCCGACGATTTGGCCAGCGGTCAATCGACGTTTATGGTCGAAATGAGTGAAGTTGCCGATATCCTGAAGCATGCGACCAAAAACAGCTTGCTGATTTTGGATGAGATCGGCCGCGGAACGTCGACCTATGATGGCATGTCGATTGCCCGTGCGGTGGTGGAGTTTGTTGCGGATAAAAAGAAACTAGGCGCCCGCGCTCTGTTTGCGACACACTATCATGAATTGACTGCCTTGGAAGATCTGCTGGAGGGGGTCCACAACTACAATATCGCTGTCAAAAAACGTGGAGATGATATTACCTTCCTGCGCAAGATTGTGCGTGGCGGTGCGGATGATAGTTATGGTATTGAGGTAGCAAAACTGGCGGGTGTGCCGAATGCAGTCATCAAACGGGCAAAGAGTATTTTGGCCGATTTGGAGCAGCACGCGCCCAAAATCGAGGTCCGCAGCATTGCAGAAGAGGATGAACCGCAAATCTCCCTGACCGATCTCAACCAGGATTCCGTGGTAGAGCGGCTGCGGGCCATGCAGATCGATACCATGACTCCAATCGAAGCGATGAATGCCCTTTATGAACTCAAACGGCTTGTATAA
- a CDS encoding TIGR03936 family radical SAM-associated protein, whose translation MFKARMRFAKESRAKYLSHLDLMHTMQRAMARCEMPLWFTEGFNQHAYVSVALPLSTGYSGEYEILDFNLLTETVPEHAAESLNSVFPEGLRALEIYPLVDGGMKVGGIAWSRYRITWGFEQQVPTDLVEQVTALWQQDDIQILKRSKRGEKMVNMRELLHGQPTMTAFDHFVICDAVTAAGTQNLSPEYLTKAIRQYLPQYQITDEAYHRLCVYTDDMTPFR comes from the coding sequence GTGTTTAAAGCCCGTATGCGTTTTGCCAAAGAGAGCCGCGCCAAATATCTTTCCCACCTGGATTTAATGCACACCATGCAGCGTGCTATGGCACGCTGCGAAATGCCGCTCTGGTTCACCGAAGGATTTAACCAGCATGCCTATGTATCGGTTGCATTGCCGCTTTCGACCGGCTATTCTGGAGAATATGAGATCTTGGATTTCAATTTACTCACCGAAACAGTGCCTGAGCATGCGGCAGAATCGTTAAATTCCGTCTTTCCAGAAGGTCTGCGGGCTTTGGAGATCTATCCGTTAGTCGATGGCGGCATGAAGGTTGGAGGCATCGCATGGAGTCGGTATCGCATTACCTGGGGCTTTGAACAACAGGTGCCTACTGATTTAGTAGAGCAGGTGACCGCGTTGTGGCAGCAGGATGATATCCAGATTTTAAAGCGTTCCAAACGTGGAGAAAAGATGGTCAACATGCGGGAGCTTCTGCATGGACAGCCGACCATGACAGCCTTTGACCATTTTGTGATTTGCGATGCTGTCACGGCTGCGGGCACTCAAAATCTAAGCCCGGAATATTTGACCAAGGCCATTCGGCAGTATTTGCCGCAATACCAAATCACCGACGAAGCATATCACCGGCTTTGTGTATACACCGATGATATGACACCGTTCCGGTAA
- a CDS encoding TIGR03960 family B12-binding radical SAM protein, which translates to MLDSKLERILPRVQKPARYVGGEWGSVSKKKDEVDLRFAFCFPDVYEVGMSHLGSRILYGLLNSQDGVWCERVCAPWVDMEEEMRQAGIALYGLESGDPLSDFDIIGFTLQYELSFSNILNMLDLGNVPVLAKDRTELKNLVVAGGPCAYNPEPLCDFIDLLMIGDGEEIMLDLVSLYRSARSRGLSKEAFLIEAAQIPGMYVPSLYEVQYHADGTVQSVTPKHGAPQMVQKRIVKDLDSMYYPESFVVPSTEIVFDRAMVELFRGCPRGCRFCQAGHTYRPLRRKSKETILRQAQAVLENSGYEEISLSSLSTSDYGELSGLTECMLDYCEPRHISLSLPSLRADSFSSELMERVQKVRKSGLTFACEAGTQRLRDVINKNITEDDVLHACEIAFQGGWNNVKLYFMIGLPTETSEDLDGILEICKKVAYCWRMNTNNRARGVKITASASCFVPKPQTPFQWDAQNSLPMLQGKQEYMKTIMKTKNVTYNWHDAQTSVLEGVIARGDRRQGKAIYLAWQRGCKFDGWEKLFDYDKWMQAFADCGLDPAFYAARQRPLDEVFPWDHIGCGTTKTHLMREWERSRKAVITPDCMQSCAGCGSNALLEGGKCCV; encoded by the coding sequence ATGCTTGATTCCAAGCTGGAGCGGATCCTGCCCCGTGTGCAAAAGCCGGCGCGCTATGTTGGCGGAGAATGGGGATCGGTTTCTAAGAAGAAAGATGAGGTGGATCTGCGATTCGCCTTTTGTTTCCCAGATGTTTATGAAGTTGGTATGAGCCACCTGGGCTCCCGCATTTTGTATGGTTTGCTAAACAGTCAGGATGGGGTCTGGTGCGAACGCGTGTGTGCTCCGTGGGTCGACATGGAAGAGGAGATGCGGCAGGCTGGAATCGCTTTATACGGTCTGGAAAGCGGCGACCCATTATCCGACTTTGACATCATTGGCTTTACGCTGCAATACGAATTGTCGTTTTCCAACATTCTCAATATGTTGGATTTGGGCAATGTACCGGTTCTGGCAAAGGATCGCACCGAACTGAAAAACCTGGTAGTTGCGGGTGGTCCGTGTGCGTATAACCCGGAACCGCTTTGTGATTTTATCGATTTGCTTATGATTGGCGATGGGGAAGAGATCATGCTCGATCTGGTGTCCCTATACCGTTCGGCCCGCTCGCGTGGCCTGAGCAAGGAGGCTTTCCTCATCGAGGCTGCGCAGATTCCCGGTATGTATGTGCCGTCCCTATATGAGGTGCAGTATCATGCGGATGGAACTGTGCAGTCGGTTACGCCCAAGCATGGCGCGCCGCAGATGGTGCAAAAACGGATCGTAAAAGATCTGGATTCTATGTACTATCCGGAATCGTTCGTGGTGCCGTCGACCGAAATTGTGTTTGACCGCGCGATGGTCGAATTATTCCGTGGTTGTCCGCGTGGCTGTCGGTTCTGCCAGGCGGGACATACCTATCGTCCGCTGCGACGCAAATCCAAGGAGACGATTTTGCGGCAGGCACAGGCGGTCCTTGAAAATTCCGGATATGAGGAAATCTCGCTTTCTTCTTTGTCCACCAGTGACTATGGGGAATTATCCGGTTTGACCGAATGTATGCTGGACTATTGTGAGCCCAGGCATATCAGCTTGTCCCTGCCATCGCTGCGCGCCGATAGCTTTTCCAGTGAACTGATGGAGCGTGTGCAAAAGGTGCGCAAGAGTGGACTAACTTTTGCGTGTGAAGCTGGCACCCAGCGGTTACGAGATGTTATCAACAAGAATATTACCGAGGACGATGTTCTGCATGCCTGCGAGATCGCTTTCCAGGGTGGCTGGAATAATGTAAAGTTGTATTTTATGATCGGGCTGCCGACCGAAACATCGGAAGATTTGGATGGTATTCTGGAAATTTGCAAAAAGGTCGCGTACTGCTGGCGTATGAACACTAACAACCGGGCTCGTGGTGTCAAAATCACGGCTTCCGCTTCTTGCTTTGTTCCAAAACCGCAGACACCCTTCCAATGGGATGCGCAAAATTCTCTGCCGATGCTGCAAGGCAAGCAAGAATATATGAAAACCATCATGAAGACCAAAAATGTGACCTATAATTGGCACGATGCGCAGACATCGGTGCTGGAAGGCGTCATTGCGCGTGGCGACCGGCGACAGGGCAAGGCAATCTATCTGGCTTGGCAGCGCGGCTGCAAATTTGACGGCTGGGAAAAGCTGTTTGATTATGATAAGTGGATGCAGGCCTTTGCCGATTGTGGACTGGACCCCGCATTCTATGCCGCCCGGCAGCGTCCACTGGATGAGGTATTTCCATGGGATCATATCGGCTGCGGCACGACCAAGACCCATCTGATGCGGGAATGGGAGCGTTCCCGCAAAGCAGTCATCACACCCGATTGTATGCAGTCTTGTGCAGGATGTGGTTCCAATGCGTTGCTGGAAGGAGGGAAGTGCTGTGTTTAA
- a CDS encoding xylose ABC transporter ATP-binding protein: MSDYILQLQDITKIFPGVKALSEVTFSVQRGHVHALVGENGAGKSTLIKVICGVYPYGTYEGKVFFEGKECKFKTIRDVEKAGIACIHQEMNLVPDMSISENIFLNNQPNRAGIINFDAMHERCLKLLQDVGLDVNPEEMVRNLGVGQQQMVEIAKALARDVKLLLLDEPTAALTEAEVDILLELVDKLRQKGVTCIYISHRLDEIMRLCDDITVLRDGETIETRPKSQMTKDDMISLMVGREMTNLFPRVPHTRGEIGFEIKNFTVPHPDIPDRNIINNVSLKAYKGEILGISGLMGAGRTELFTAVYGAYRTKGTGEIYIDGKKVEIKNPQDALKAGYFIVSEDRKKLGLNLIMSIKENTTLSSLDKVSKFGILNEDAEVAYTTKYVQEIRTKTPSIDVAVNTLSGGNQQKVVLAKALMSEPKVMILDEPTRGIDVGAKYEIYKIMNELVEKGVVIIMISSEMEEILGMSDRILTVANGEITGEFDVKDATQEILMRAAVGRS, encoded by the coding sequence ATGTCCGATTATATTTTGCAGTTGCAGGATATAACCAAGATCTTCCCCGGCGTAAAAGCGCTGTCTGAGGTTACTTTCAGCGTTCAACGCGGACATGTCCATGCCTTAGTCGGCGAAAATGGTGCTGGTAAATCGACGCTTATCAAAGTCATTTGTGGCGTATATCCATATGGTACATATGAAGGCAAGGTCTTTTTTGAAGGAAAAGAATGTAAGTTCAAAACGATTCGTGATGTAGAAAAAGCTGGTATCGCTTGTATCCACCAGGAGATGAACCTGGTGCCGGATATGTCGATCAGTGAAAATATCTTTTTAAATAATCAGCCCAACCGTGCCGGTATCATTAACTTTGATGCCATGCACGAACGTTGCTTAAAGCTGCTGCAGGACGTTGGTCTGGATGTCAATCCCGAAGAAATGGTCCGTAATCTCGGTGTTGGTCAGCAGCAGATGGTCGAAATCGCCAAGGCATTGGCGCGTGATGTAAAACTGCTGCTGCTTGACGAACCGACTGCGGCTTTGACTGAGGCAGAAGTCGATATTCTGCTGGAGCTGGTAGACAAATTACGGCAAAAGGGCGTTACCTGTATTTATATTTCGCACCGTCTAGATGAAATCATGCGTCTTTGTGATGACATTACTGTTTTGCGTGACGGCGAAACGATCGAAACCCGTCCGAAATCGCAGATGACCAAGGACGATATGATCTCGTTGATGGTTGGTCGTGAAATGACCAATCTGTTCCCGCGGGTTCCGCATACACGCGGTGAGATTGGGTTTGAAATTAAAAACTTTACGGTACCCCATCCGGATATCCCGGATCGCAACATCATCAACAATGTAAGTCTCAAGGCGTATAAGGGTGAAATTTTGGGAATCAGTGGCCTGATGGGTGCCGGACGTACCGAACTCTTTACAGCAGTTTACGGAGCGTACCGTACCAAGGGTACAGGTGAGATCTATATTGACGGCAAAAAGGTAGAGATCAAAAATCCGCAGGATGCCCTGAAGGCAGGTTACTTTATCGTCAGTGAAGACCGTAAAAAATTGGGTCTGAACCTGATTATGAGCATCAAGGAAAACACAACACTCTCTTCGCTGGACAAGGTATCCAAGTTCGGCATTTTGAATGAAGATGCAGAGGTTGCTTATACGACAAAGTATGTGCAGGAGATCCGCACAAAAACACCAAGCATTGATGTAGCCGTAAACACACTTTCGGGTGGTAACCAGCAGAAAGTCGTTTTGGCGAAAGCATTGATGAGTGAACCGAAGGTCATGATCTTGGATGAGCCGACGCGTGGTATTGACGTTGGTGCGAAGTATGAAATCTACAAGATCATGAATGAACTGGTCGAAAAAGGTGTCGTCATTATTATGATTTCTTCTGAAATGGAAGAAATTCTCGGTATGAGTGATCGCATTTTGACAGTAGCCAATGGTGAAATCACCGGTGAGTTTGATGTCAAGGATGCAACGCAGGAAATCTTGATGCGCGCAGCAGTAGGGAGGAGTTAA